In Candidatus Vicinibacter proximus, the following are encoded in one genomic region:
- a CDS encoding copper-translocating P-type ATPase, with protein sequence MATTYKEVFLPLEGVGSEHCAMIVDKGLSKLPGLSGHRVELNNQRAVIQPNHAEVILEAVHVITGLGYGVTTLKKTFPVLEMSCASCAVSVESILKSHQGVLKAAVNYATATVDVEYIPGVTEPKDLKKAVQEAGYDLWIEENKNETDTLENLHKEKYALLKRKAYLALLLSAPLVVIGMFFMEMPYANEIMWALSTPVVLWLGSDFFKNAWKQARNRSTNMDTLVALSTGVAYLFSVFNTLFPYFWHAQGLHAHVYFEAAAVVIAFILLGKLLEEKAKGNTSSAIKKLIGLQAKSVSVIQADGQQMEIPIDQVQIGDIILVKPGEKIAVDGTVLTGNSYVDESMLSGEPLPVLKKEQEKVFAGTINQKGSFQFKAEKVGADTLLSQIIKLVQDAQGSKAPVQKLVDKIAGIFVPVVILIAIAAFIVWNIFGGENGFTQGLLALVTVLVIACPCALGLATPTAIIVGVGKGAEKGILIKDAESLEQAEKVNAILLDKTGTITEGKPKVSNEFWTVDDVHLKQILFSIEKHSEHPLADAVVIFLNSYTPLPIIHFESLTGKGVIATLEEETYIIGNKKLILEKNISIEDNISELAERWGQEAKTVIWFADRTKVLAILAIADEIKPTSKDAINELQNQGIEIFMLTGDNEATAKAVAEKVGILHYKAEILPDQKAEFAKQLQLKGKVVAMVGDGINDSAALAQSNVSIAMGKGSDIAMDVAKITIISSDLKKISEAILLSKATVATIKQNLFWAFIYNLIGIPIAAGILYPVNGFLLNPMIAGAAMALSSVSVVSNSLRLKWKKM encoded by the coding sequence ATGGCCACAACATATAAAGAAGTCTTTCTGCCTCTGGAAGGTGTAGGAAGTGAACATTGTGCCATGATTGTAGATAAAGGCTTAAGCAAACTGCCTGGCCTTTCAGGACATAGAGTAGAGCTGAACAACCAGCGAGCAGTTATCCAGCCAAACCATGCAGAAGTTATTTTGGAGGCGGTCCATGTGATCACAGGATTGGGGTATGGGGTCACCACCCTTAAAAAAACTTTCCCGGTTCTGGAAATGAGTTGTGCTTCCTGTGCTGTGAGTGTGGAAAGCATCTTGAAATCACATCAAGGCGTTCTGAAAGCTGCAGTAAATTATGCTACAGCTACCGTGGACGTGGAGTATATTCCAGGTGTAACAGAGCCTAAAGACCTTAAAAAAGCTGTACAGGAGGCTGGCTATGATTTATGGATAGAGGAAAATAAAAACGAAACGGACACGCTTGAAAATTTGCATAAGGAAAAATATGCACTCCTCAAAAGGAAAGCATACCTGGCTCTGTTACTCTCTGCCCCATTGGTCGTCATCGGCATGTTCTTTATGGAAATGCCTTATGCCAATGAAATCATGTGGGCGCTCAGTACGCCGGTAGTTTTGTGGTTAGGAAGTGATTTTTTTAAAAATGCATGGAAACAAGCCAGGAACAGGTCTACCAATATGGATACCCTGGTTGCCTTAAGCACCGGAGTAGCTTACCTTTTTAGTGTTTTCAATACTTTGTTTCCTTATTTCTGGCACGCACAAGGTTTACATGCCCATGTTTACTTCGAAGCAGCAGCAGTGGTTATTGCTTTTATATTATTGGGTAAGCTTTTAGAGGAAAAAGCCAAAGGAAATACATCATCCGCCATCAAGAAATTGATCGGTTTACAAGCTAAATCGGTATCTGTGATTCAGGCAGATGGTCAGCAAATGGAAATCCCTATTGACCAGGTTCAGATCGGGGATATTATTTTGGTGAAACCTGGTGAAAAAATTGCAGTGGACGGAACAGTTTTAACCGGCAATTCCTACGTAGATGAGAGCATGTTGAGCGGAGAGCCTTTGCCTGTTTTGAAAAAAGAACAGGAAAAAGTTTTTGCCGGCACCATCAATCAAAAAGGTAGTTTTCAATTTAAAGCAGAAAAAGTAGGCGCAGATACCTTGCTTTCACAAATTATTAAATTGGTGCAAGATGCCCAAGGAAGTAAAGCGCCTGTGCAAAAATTGGTAGATAAAATTGCCGGCATTTTTGTACCGGTTGTAATCCTTATTGCCATTGCGGCATTCATCGTCTGGAATATCTTTGGTGGTGAAAATGGTTTCACCCAGGGATTATTGGCCCTGGTCACTGTATTGGTCATTGCTTGTCCCTGTGCTTTAGGATTGGCAACACCTACAGCCATTATTGTCGGTGTTGGTAAAGGAGCAGAAAAAGGAATTTTGATAAAAGATGCAGAAAGTCTGGAGCAAGCAGAAAAAGTAAATGCAATTCTTCTCGATAAAACAGGAACGATAACAGAAGGTAAGCCAAAAGTGTCCAATGAGTTTTGGACTGTTGACGATGTACATTTGAAACAAATATTATTCAGCATTGAAAAACATTCCGAACATCCGCTGGCAGATGCCGTCGTGATTTTCTTGAACAGCTATACGCCATTGCCTATTATCCATTTTGAAAGTCTTACCGGCAAAGGTGTAATCGCAACCCTGGAAGAAGAAACGTACATCATCGGAAATAAAAAATTAATCCTTGAAAAAAATATTTCCATTGAGGATAATATTTCTGAATTGGCTGAACGGTGGGGGCAAGAGGCAAAAACGGTTATTTGGTTTGCGGACAGAACCAAAGTATTGGCTATATTGGCTATTGCTGACGAAATTAAACCTACTTCTAAAGATGCAATTAATGAATTACAAAACCAAGGCATCGAAATATTTATGCTTACCGGCGATAACGAAGCAACTGCAAAAGCAGTAGCAGAAAAGGTAGGCATTCTGCATTACAAAGCTGAAATTCTACCTGATCAAAAAGCAGAATTTGCAAAACAACTTCAACTTAAAGGGAAGGTGGTTGCGATGGTGGGCGATGGTATCAACGACAGTGCTGCTTTGGCACAATCGAATGTAAGCATTGCAATGGGTAAGGGCAGCGATATCGCAATGGACGTAGCAAAAATTACCATCATTTCTTCGGATTTAAAAAAAATATCCGAAGCCATCCTTTTGTCAAAAGCAACTGTTGCTACCATTAAACAAAATCTTTTTTGGGCCTTTATTTATAACTTAATAGGTATTCCTATTGCAGCCGGTATTCTTTACCCCGTTAATGGATTTTTACTTAATCCGATGATTGCGGGCGCAGCAATGGCATTAAGCAGCGTCAGTGTAGTCAGCAACAGTCTGCGTCTAAAATGGAAAAAGATGTAA
- a CDS encoding ABC transporter ATP-binding protein gives MSSIILKTHEISKYFHDPLSVQVLKGITFGINKGEFVSIIGKSGCGKSTLLYILSTMDTDYEGELFIDGTLMRNKSEGELARVRNEKIGFIFQFHYLLNEFSVLQNVMLPGLKLGIHSEKEVEHRAYEKLKVLGIENEALKRPNQLSGGQKQRVAIARALINDPVIIMGDEPTGNLDKKNSEIVFEIFQELSSLFNQSLLIVTHDYEFAKRTQRIIQMEDGKII, from the coding sequence ATGTCATCAATAATATTAAAGACCCACGAGATTTCCAAATATTTTCATGACCCGTTATCAGTTCAAGTGTTGAAGGGTATCACATTTGGCATAAATAAGGGTGAGTTCGTTTCCATAATAGGTAAATCTGGTTGTGGTAAATCCACCTTGCTGTACATCCTTTCTACCATGGATACCGATTACGAAGGTGAATTGTTTATCGACGGCACACTCATGCGCAATAAAAGTGAAGGCGAATTGGCAAGAGTTAGAAATGAAAAAATTGGGTTTATTTTCCAGTTTCATTATTTGCTAAACGAGTTTTCAGTCCTCCAAAATGTAATGTTACCCGGACTCAAATTGGGCATTCATTCAGAAAAGGAGGTGGAACATCGTGCTTATGAAAAATTAAAAGTGCTGGGTATTGAAAATGAAGCACTAAAAAGACCAAATCAGTTGTCAGGCGGACAGAAGCAAAGAGTGGCCATTGCTCGCGCTCTGATCAATGATCCTGTTATCATTATGGGGGATGAGCCTACTGGTAATTTGGATAAAAAAAACAGTGAGATTGTATTCGAAATATTTCAGGAGTTAAGTTCTCTATTTAATCAATCGCTGCTGATTGTTACACACGATTATGAATTTGCCAAACGCACCCAGCGAATTATCCAAATGGAGGATGGCAAAATTATTTAA
- a CDS encoding DUF998 domain-containing protein, translating into MEHLSLLAKLILGSCSLSLICLAILHIVSAEFKPSWRMVSEYALGKHKWLLTSFFILWSIGSILTSIHLWNFVTSKLAYTGLILIFISGIGAFMGGLFDVKHKLHGFSFLMGVPTLPVGAILVSYNLLNLGYGTSSQSFILWSAHATWMSLVLMAISMIVMMTGFKKSGIPMGPNIEPPKVVPEGVIALAGYANRILVICYIGWLIVISSINLTSSANL; encoded by the coding sequence ATGGAACATTTATCTTTATTAGCAAAATTGATCCTGGGAAGTTGTAGTCTTTCCCTGATCTGTTTAGCCATTTTACATATTGTAAGTGCAGAGTTTAAACCAAGTTGGCGAATGGTAAGTGAATATGCACTTGGAAAACATAAATGGCTGCTCACCTCATTTTTTATTTTATGGAGCATAGGTTCTATTTTAACAAGTATTCATCTTTGGAATTTTGTTACTTCAAAACTTGCCTATACAGGACTAATATTGATTTTTATTTCGGGTATTGGCGCATTCATGGGTGGATTATTTGATGTGAAACATAAACTGCATGGATTCTCTTTTCTAATGGGTGTGCCCACACTACCTGTGGGTGCTATACTGGTAAGCTACAACTTACTAAACCTGGGATATGGCACTTCTTCCCAATCCTTCATTCTATGGTCTGCGCATGCTACATGGATGAGTTTAGTGTTAATGGCTATATCCATGATCGTAATGATGACGGGATTCAAAAAATCCGGAATTCCCATGGGCCCAAATATTGAACCACCCAAAGTTGTACCGGAAGGAGTAATAGCACTTGCCGGCTATGCAAACAGAATTTTAGTTATCTGTTATATCGGTTGGTTAATCGTAATCTCGAGCATAAATCTTACCTCCTCAGCGAATTTGTAA
- a CDS encoding efflux RND transporter periplasmic adaptor subunit gives MRFISVIIFISISFSSCFHKIQKVKPTVESISESIYASGVVKSKNQYQAFATVSGVINGIFVSEGDTVKKGSPILAISSEIQRLNKENAALNASFTDFQANQGKLNEAKMLIDFSFNKMKNDSLIYFRQKSLWQQEIGSKAELEQKELAYQNSMTTYHSSILRYKDLKRQLSFTSSQAKKNLQISSSLKNEFILRSEIDGVVYSINKNIGEVVGPQTAICVIGDAHSFILEMQVDEYDIIKMRKDLRVQISLDSYKGEVYEARVTKIYPIMNERSKTFLVEAEFIHGPELLYPNISFEANIVLATKVNAILIPRNYLVNDSLVIKSNGDRVVVKVGLKDYQKAEILSGVTPEDELIEPQQ, from the coding sequence ATGCGGTTTATTTCAGTAATTATTTTTATTTCCATTTCCTTTTCTTCTTGTTTCCATAAAATTCAAAAAGTAAAGCCTACTGTAGAATCGATCTCTGAGTCTATCTATGCATCCGGAGTAGTGAAGAGTAAAAATCAGTATCAGGCATTCGCCACAGTCAGTGGTGTAATAAATGGCATATTTGTTTCAGAAGGGGATACCGTAAAAAAAGGGTCACCAATTTTAGCTATCTCCAGTGAAATTCAACGGTTGAATAAGGAAAATGCGGCACTCAATGCTTCTTTTACGGATTTTCAAGCCAACCAGGGTAAATTAAATGAGGCAAAAATGTTGATCGACTTTTCATTCAACAAAATGAAAAATGATTCCCTTATTTACTTTAGGCAAAAATCTCTTTGGCAGCAAGAGATTGGGTCAAAGGCCGAATTGGAACAAAAGGAACTGGCGTATCAGAATTCAATGACTACCTACCATTCTTCCATTTTAAGATACAAGGATCTTAAGCGTCAGCTAAGTTTTACTTCATCTCAGGCCAAGAAAAATCTTCAGATATCGAGTAGTCTTAAGAATGAATTCATCCTGCGGAGTGAAATTGATGGCGTGGTATACAGTATAAATAAAAATATAGGTGAGGTCGTTGGACCTCAGACAGCCATATGTGTAATTGGTGATGCACACAGTTTTATCCTGGAAATGCAGGTGGATGAATACGATATTATTAAAATGCGAAAAGATTTGCGCGTTCAAATAAGCCTGGATAGTTATAAAGGAGAGGTTTATGAAGCCAGGGTGACAAAAATTTACCCCATAATGAATGAACGCAGCAAGACATTTTTAGTGGAGGCTGAATTTATTCATGGTCCTGAATTATTGTATCCTAATATCTCTTTTGAAGCAAACATTGTGCTTGCAACAAAAGTGAATGCAATTCTGATTCCAAGAAATTATCTGGTTAACGATTCATTAGTTATTAAAAGCAACGGCGATAGAGTAGTGGTAAAAGTAGGTTTAAAAGATTATCAAAAAGCTGAAATATTATCAGGGGTCACCCCAGAAGATGAATTAATTGAACCGCAACAATGA
- a CDS encoding DUF1801 domain-containing protein, translating to MPKKHNNLALGISEPEKVDEFMNHLNHPLADVVQYLRKVILSTDVSIGEGIYWNAPTFYYTGKMEPFEPKEYKRYLVGFVFNKQDCIRLVFLRGGQIEDESGLLEGDYKDGRRLATFKNLEEAKHKESALKNILSKLLDKMQ from the coding sequence ATGCCAAAAAAACACAATAACCTGGCTCTTGGAATTTCTGAACCGGAAAAGGTAGATGAATTTATGAATCATCTAAATCATCCTTTGGCAGATGTGGTTCAGTATTTAAGAAAAGTTATTTTGAGTACCGATGTAAGTATTGGCGAAGGAATTTATTGGAACGCGCCGACTTTTTACTATACAGGCAAAATGGAGCCCTTTGAACCAAAAGAATACAAAAGATACCTTGTCGGGTTTGTTTTCAACAAACAAGATTGCATAAGATTGGTATTTCTCAGAGGTGGGCAAATAGAAGATGAATCGGGATTGCTCGAAGGAGATTATAAAGATGGCAGACGATTAGCCACATTTAAAAATTTAGAGGAAGCTAAACACAAAGAATCAGCACTGAAAAACATCCTTTCGAAATTGCTCGATAAAATGCAATAA
- a CDS encoding rhodanese-like domain-containing protein has translation MENKKDCLTLSEVKALIHQSPKNIILLDVRNPEEFTEKHIPGSINIPLTELENHLTEWSTKNTLVTICGKGGGRSASAAEILKSSGFLNSFYLCGGTFGWYENKIKVD, from the coding sequence ATGGAAAATAAAAAAGATTGTCTGACACTTTCTGAAGTGAAAGCCCTTATCCATCAATCCCCTAAAAATATAATCCTCCTGGATGTAAGAAATCCGGAAGAATTCACCGAAAAACATATTCCCGGCTCCATCAATATTCCACTGACTGAACTCGAAAATCACCTGACAGAATGGTCCACCAAAAATACCCTCGTAACTATTTGTGGGAAAGGAGGAGGCAGATCTGCTTCAGCTGCTGAAATACTAAAGTCATCAGGATTTCTCAACTCCTTTTATCTCTGTGGAGGAACTTTTGGTTGGTATGAAAATAAAATTAAAGTGGATTGA
- a CDS encoding heavy-metal-associated domain-containing protein: protein MNQDHINLQFKTNINCSGCIAKVTPFLNDAEGISHWEVDTNNKDKILSVESDGITEAEVMKKVQEAGFKIELLHQ from the coding sequence ATGAATCAGGATCATATAAACTTACAGTTTAAAACCAACATTAACTGCAGTGGGTGTATTGCAAAAGTAACTCCTTTCCTCAATGATGCTGAGGGTATCTCCCATTGGGAGGTAGATACAAATAATAAAGACAAAATTCTGTCTGTAGAATCAGATGGAATTACGGAAGCAGAAGTAATGAAAAAAGTACAAGAAGCTGGATTTAAAATTGAATTGCTACATCAGTAG
- a CDS encoding NAD-dependent epimerase/dehydratase family protein, which translates to MQTILGSGGAIGIPLAKELKKYTDKIRLVSRNPKKVNETDELYPIDVNDLNQIDQAIAGSEVVYVVIGFEYKLSVWQKIWPPFMEAVIHACKKHNAKLVFFDNVYMYDKSAIPHMTETSAIQASSRKGEVRQQLHEMIMKEVENKTLTALIARSADFYGPDNRSSALNLMVVDNFMKGKKAQAFGNIDKIHSYTFTPDAAKATAILGNTIDAYNQVWHVPTTKEKLTNRQWIQLIANELKVEAKIQTVPVWLLKILGLFIPIMREFPEMNYQYEQDYFFDSTKFENKFGMTATAPKDGIRILIESIKAQNAGS; encoded by the coding sequence ATGCAAACCATACTAGGATCAGGAGGAGCAATCGGCATACCATTAGCCAAAGAATTAAAGAAGTACACCGATAAAATTCGATTGGTTAGCAGAAATCCAAAAAAGGTAAACGAAACTGATGAACTTTACCCAATCGATGTAAATGATTTGAATCAAATAGACCAGGCAATAGCCGGAAGTGAAGTAGTGTATGTGGTGATAGGATTCGAATACAAATTAAGCGTTTGGCAAAAAATCTGGCCGCCGTTTATGGAGGCTGTAATCCATGCTTGCAAAAAGCATAATGCCAAACTTGTTTTTTTCGACAATGTATACATGTATGACAAATCTGCAATTCCCCATATGACAGAGACTTCAGCAATTCAGGCATCAAGCAGAAAGGGAGAAGTCAGACAGCAACTGCATGAAATGATCATGAAGGAAGTGGAAAACAAAACACTTACAGCTCTTATTGCCAGATCGGCTGATTTTTATGGCCCCGACAATAGAAGCAGTGCCCTAAACTTGATGGTAGTTGATAATTTTATGAAGGGGAAAAAAGCACAGGCGTTTGGTAATATCGACAAAATTCATTCGTACACATTTACACCAGATGCGGCCAAGGCAACGGCTATACTTGGAAACACCATAGATGCCTATAATCAAGTGTGGCACGTTCCGACAACCAAGGAGAAATTAACAAATCGTCAATGGATTCAATTGATTGCCAATGAGCTTAAAGTAGAAGCTAAAATACAAACTGTGCCTGTATGGTTGCTAAAAATACTTGGTTTGTTTATCCCAATAATGAGGGAGTTTCCAGAGATGAATTATCAATATGAACAAGACTATTTTTTCGACAGTACTAAATTTGAAAACAAATTTGGCATGACTGCAACTGCTCCTAAGGATGGCATCCGCATTCTTATTGAAAGTATTAAAGCACAAAACGCCGGCAGTTAA
- a CDS encoding ABC transporter permease gives MKYKLIARISLSLLMARWRQTLVAAIGVTFSITMFIGLLSFMSGLNGLLDGLILNRTPHILLFNEIKPSALQPIDRSLSFNEFHNFIRSIKPRNQRLEIHSSGAILAALHKDERVLGVAPKITAQVFYNVGSVDLTGVINGIEVEEENKLFLFKDYVVAGNFMDLKNIPNSIILGKGVAEKMLVQIGDIVQVTTSKGEQVKLKVVGNFQSGIREFDNIQSYCSLKTTQKLLGESSNFITDIQIKVKDILTAPAIAKEYEKLFELDAIDIQTANAQFETGSFIRTLISYAVGITLLIVAGFGIFNILNMMIYEKMDSIAILKATGFSGKDVNLIFTAIASSIGIVGGLFGLLLGLGLSALIDLIPFNTASLPAVKTYPIDYDPKFYIIGAVFSLLTTYFAGYFPSRKASRIDPVIIIRGK, from the coding sequence ATGAAATATAAGCTTATAGCCAGAATTTCCCTTTCATTGTTGATGGCAAGATGGAGACAAACTTTGGTTGCCGCAATTGGCGTTACCTTCAGCATTACCATGTTTATTGGTTTGCTCAGTTTTATGTCTGGATTGAACGGATTGTTGGATGGATTAATCCTGAATAGAACACCGCATATACTTTTATTTAATGAGATCAAGCCATCGGCGCTGCAGCCGATAGACAGGTCACTTTCCTTTAATGAATTTCATAATTTTATCCGTTCCATTAAGCCAAGAAATCAACGATTGGAAATACACAGTAGCGGAGCCATCTTAGCTGCCTTGCATAAAGATGAAAGAGTACTGGGTGTTGCTCCCAAAATTACTGCGCAGGTTTTTTATAATGTGGGTTCGGTTGATCTAACAGGTGTCATTAATGGTATTGAAGTAGAAGAAGAAAATAAACTATTTTTATTTAAAGATTATGTAGTGGCTGGAAATTTTATGGATTTAAAGAACATACCTAACAGTATTATTTTAGGAAAAGGTGTGGCAGAAAAAATGTTGGTTCAAATAGGAGATATTGTTCAGGTGACCACTTCAAAAGGAGAACAGGTAAAGTTAAAAGTGGTTGGTAATTTTCAATCAGGGATTCGTGAATTTGATAACATCCAAAGTTATTGTTCGCTGAAGACTACACAGAAATTACTTGGGGAGTCTTCAAATTTTATCACGGATATTCAGATAAAAGTAAAGGACATTTTAACCGCTCCGGCCATTGCAAAGGAGTATGAAAAATTATTTGAATTAGACGCCATTGATATTCAAACAGCAAATGCGCAGTTTGAAACAGGGAGCTTTATTAGAACCTTAATTTCTTATGCTGTAGGCATTACCTTGCTGATAGTAGCTGGTTTTGGTATTTTTAATATACTGAACATGATGATTTATGAGAAGATGGATTCCATAGCAATTTTAAAAGCAACCGGATTCTCCGGCAAGGATGTAAATCTGATCTTCACCGCCATCGCTTCTTCAATTGGAATCGTAGGAGGATTGTTTGGGTTGTTACTTGGATTAGGGTTGTCTGCACTCATTGATTTAATACCCTTTAATACAGCATCTTTGCCTGCAGTGAAAACATATCCTATTGATTATGACCCTAAATTTTATATCATAGGTGCAGTGTTTTCCCTTCTAACCACCTATTTTGCTGGTTACTTCCCTTCGCGAAAAGCCAGCAGAATAGATCCGGTAATTATCATTAGAGGTAAATAG
- a CDS encoding Crp/Fnr family transcriptional regulator yields the protein MEDISQLDSMFQYFEKYHRLSTEEKKVIAGICGIVHLTKNKELQAIGHTCKTIYFIHKGMARIYYYKDGTDITESFSFENDIIARVESLFTGNPSRKAIQVLEDSEIIAIDAVKLFNLYDNYPGIERLFRKIFEAGHVDTVNRIEGIQFHTAEERYKALLEEAPDLLKRVPLKHIASYLGITQVSLSRIRGQK from the coding sequence ATGGAGGATATCAGTCAACTTGATTCAATGTTCCAATATTTTGAAAAGTACCACCGACTTTCCACGGAGGAAAAAAAAGTAATTGCCGGCATATGTGGAATAGTTCATTTGACAAAAAACAAGGAGCTGCAGGCAATTGGCCATACCTGCAAAACGATTTATTTTATTCATAAAGGAATGGCTCGTATTTATTATTATAAAGACGGAACGGACATCACAGAAAGTTTTTCTTTTGAAAACGACATCATTGCCAGAGTAGAAAGTCTTTTTACCGGAAATCCGAGTCGCAAAGCCATACAGGTCCTTGAGGATTCCGAAATCATCGCCATTGATGCAGTTAAATTGTTCAATCTTTATGACAACTACCCTGGAATTGAACGTTTGTTCCGAAAAATCTTTGAAGCCGGTCATGTCGATACGGTCAATCGAATAGAAGGAATTCAGTTCCACACTGCCGAGGAAAGATATAAGGCTTTGCTGGAAGAAGCACCGGATTTGTTGAAACGAGTACCCCTAAAACACATCGCCTCATACCTTGGTATCACTCAGGTGAGCCTTAGCCGCATCAGAGGTCAGAAGTAA
- a CDS encoding MFS transporter gives MASQSIQLGLKENWKQFSLLVLINAFVGGMVGMERSILPRIAEIEFHIAAKTAILSFIIVFGIVKAITNYYTGTLANRFGRKKLLVAGWIIGLPIPFILMFAPSWSWIIAANVLLGINQGLTWSSTVVMKIDLVGEKQRGFAMGLNEFAGYIAVALVAFLTGWIASEYGIRPYPFYTGIVLVIFGLLGSLFLIKDTRHHVAQETINNSIPRLQHIFWDTTWKDKNLGSVTQAGLINNLNDGMAWGIFPILLATKGFSIAEIGIVTAIYPAVWGIGQLFTGRMADKFCKKDMLYVGMLLQAVALIVLVWAETMSHFITLSAILGWGTAMVYPTFLATVAENTHPQDRAKSIGIFRLWRDLGYAIGAILTGILADWYSINSAILFIGFLTFISSLIIQFRMQCKPSDPTKIWDWMKLKLLPNGK, from the coding sequence ATGGCAAGCCAATCGATTCAATTAGGATTAAAAGAAAACTGGAAACAATTTTCTTTACTGGTACTCATCAATGCCTTTGTTGGTGGAATGGTGGGTATGGAGCGAAGCATATTGCCTCGTATTGCAGAGATAGAATTCCACATTGCGGCCAAAACAGCCATCCTTTCATTTATCATCGTCTTTGGCATTGTTAAGGCGATTACCAATTATTACACCGGCACTTTAGCGAACAGGTTTGGAAGAAAAAAATTATTGGTGGCCGGTTGGATTATTGGACTTCCGATTCCATTTATTTTAATGTTCGCGCCATCATGGTCGTGGATCATTGCAGCCAATGTATTACTGGGCATCAACCAGGGTCTCACCTGGTCCAGCACGGTCGTGATGAAAATTGATCTGGTGGGAGAAAAGCAAAGAGGATTCGCCATGGGCCTGAATGAATTTGCGGGATACATTGCGGTGGCTTTGGTAGCTTTTTTAACCGGTTGGATTGCGAGTGAATATGGAATAAGACCCTATCCATTTTACACAGGAATTGTGTTGGTTATTTTCGGTTTGCTGGGAAGCTTATTTTTGATAAAGGACACCCGCCACCATGTTGCTCAGGAGACGATTAACAACTCCATCCCACGGCTTCAACATATTTTTTGGGACACCACCTGGAAGGACAAAAATTTAGGATCTGTCACGCAGGCCGGATTGATCAACAACCTCAATGATGGAATGGCCTGGGGTATATTCCCAATCCTTCTTGCCACCAAGGGATTCTCGATTGCAGAAATTGGAATTGTCACCGCTATATATCCGGCCGTGTGGGGCATCGGTCAATTATTTACCGGCAGAATGGCGGATAAATTTTGCAAGAAGGACATGCTGTATGTTGGGATGCTTCTGCAAGCAGTGGCATTGATAGTTTTGGTATGGGCCGAGACCATGAGCCACTTCATTACCCTCTCTGCTATTTTGGGTTGGGGAACTGCCATGGTGTATCCTACTTTTCTGGCCACCGTCGCAGAAAATACGCATCCTCAGGATCGGGCCAAAAGCATCGGAATTTTCAGACTTTGGAGAGATCTGGGTTATGCGATAGGCGCCATACTCACAGGCATCCTTGCGGATTGGTACAGTATAAATTCTGCTATTTTATTTATCGGATTCCTCACTTTTATTTCATCCCTTATCATTCAATTTAGAATGCAATGCAAACCAAGCGATCCAACAAAAATATGGGATTGGATGAAACTAAAATTATTGCCCAATGGAAAATAA